One region of Candidatus Zixiibacteriota bacterium genomic DNA includes:
- the asnS gene encoding asparagine--tRNA ligase: MIDCYIEELGQYVGQEVRLKGWVYNTRSSGKVRFIVFRDGTGMIQGVLVKSEVTEEVFNRFDQLTQETSVMISGPVKEEERAPGGYEMLVKDLQVVQVSSDYPISPKEHTTGFLMEHRHLWLRSTRQWHIMRVRNEIIQAIRQYFYERKFVLIDTPILTGAIGEGASTLFETQYFDIGKAYLAQTGQLYLEAACMAHGKVYCFGPTFRAEKSKTRRHLTEFWMIEAELAYCDIVGDMDLQEDMICYIVEWVLDKASDHLVALERDLMKLIGIKKPFYRISYDEAVERLQKTGSKITWGMDLGGEDETVLTNMFNRPVFIYNYPREAKAFYMKRNPERPEVVLCADLLAPEGYGEIIGGSQREDNLEWLIDSIRHHNLPLEPFEWYLDLRRYGSVPHAGFGLGIERTVAWICGLPHVRETIPFARMLYRLYP; encoded by the coding sequence ATGATCGACTGCTATATCGAAGAACTTGGCCAATATGTCGGCCAGGAAGTGCGGCTCAAAGGCTGGGTATACAACACGCGCTCTTCCGGCAAGGTGCGCTTCATCGTGTTCCGCGACGGCACCGGCATGATTCAGGGGGTGCTCGTCAAGAGCGAAGTGACCGAAGAAGTGTTCAATCGCTTCGACCAGCTTACTCAGGAGACCTCCGTGATGATCAGCGGACCCGTGAAGGAAGAGGAGCGCGCTCCGGGCGGCTACGAGATGCTGGTCAAGGACCTGCAAGTCGTGCAGGTCAGCAGCGATTATCCAATCTCGCCGAAGGAACACACCACCGGCTTCCTGATGGAGCATCGCCACCTGTGGCTGCGTTCGACGCGGCAGTGGCACATCATGCGCGTGCGCAACGAGATCATTCAGGCGATTCGGCAGTACTTCTACGAACGCAAGTTCGTGCTGATCGACACGCCGATCTTGACCGGCGCGATCGGCGAAGGCGCTTCGACGCTGTTCGAAACGCAGTACTTCGACATCGGCAAGGCCTACCTGGCGCAGACGGGCCAGCTCTATCTTGAGGCGGCCTGCATGGCGCACGGCAAGGTGTATTGCTTCGGACCGACCTTCCGCGCCGAAAAATCGAAGACGCGGCGCCACCTCACCGAATTTTGGATGATCGAGGCGGAACTGGCGTACTGCGACATCGTCGGCGACATGGACCTCCAGGAAGACATGATCTGCTACATCGTCGAATGGGTGCTCGACAAGGCGTCCGACCATTTGGTCGCGCTGGAACGCGATCTGATGAAATTGATTGGGATTAAGAAGCCGTTTTATCGGATCAGTTACGATGAGGCGGTCGAGCGTCTGCAAAAGACCGGCTCTAAGATCACCTGGGGTATGGATCTGGGCGGCGAAGATGAGACGGTCCTGACCAACATGTTCAATCGGCCGGTCTTCATCTACAATTATCCGCGTGAGGCGAAGGCCTTCTACATGAAGCGCAATCCGGAGCGTCCGGAGGTCGTCCTGTGCGCCGACCTGTTGGCGCCGGAGGGATACGGCGAGATCATCGGCGGGTCGCAGCGTGAGGACAATCTCGAGTGGCTGATTGATTCGATCAGGCACCACAATCTGCCGTTGGAGCCGTTCGAGTGGTATCTCGACTTACGGCGCTACGGTTCAGTGCCGCATGCCGGCTTCGGGCTCGGGATCGAACGCACGGTCGCGTGGATCTGCGGATTGCCGCACGTGCGGGAAACCATTCCATTCGCGCGCATGTTATACCGTTTGTATCCGTAG
- a CDS encoding polysaccharide deacetylase family protein, translating to MMIWVYAAIAAVVVAAICFAVVLKQRLGIQPRVLMLHSLRPRWLDISAVRGEQFEQLLQVIAECGLRVGTLEEAVADRGVVALTFDDGYDDLMQLLPLLEQKRIAITVFIPTAFIGKPNAWDNILLRDKRRHLDAVQIRQLAAAGASFGSHGHSHGDLCALPTAKLQREVVDSKAMLEELTGREVRHLAFPFGRGEDRVIVAAKAAGFTHCWAAAPRRAFGSGCSRVAINAFDSRFTMRAKLTGSLLGGIEVLKAAAISRCAQLTPLSRKIL from the coding sequence GTGATGATTTGGGTGTACGCCGCGATTGCCGCAGTAGTGGTCGCGGCGATTTGCTTTGCGGTAGTGCTGAAGCAGCGCCTGGGTATACAGCCGCGCGTGTTGATGCTGCACAGTCTGCGGCCGCGATGGTTGGATATTTCCGCCGTGCGGGGCGAGCAGTTCGAGCAGTTGCTGCAGGTGATTGCCGAATGCGGTTTGAGAGTCGGCACTCTCGAAGAAGCGGTAGCTGATCGCGGCGTAGTCGCATTGACGTTTGACGACGGCTATGACGACCTGATGCAGCTTCTGCCGTTGCTCGAGCAGAAGCGGATTGCGATCACCGTGTTCATACCGACGGCGTTCATCGGCAAGCCGAACGCGTGGGACAATATCCTGCTGCGCGACAAGCGACGCCATCTGGATGCAGTGCAGATCCGGCAATTGGCAGCGGCCGGCGCGAGCTTTGGCTCGCACGGGCATTCGCACGGTGACTTATGCGCGCTGCCGACCGCAAAATTGCAGCGGGAAGTGGTGGATTCGAAAGCAATGCTGGAAGAGCTGACCGGCAGGGAAGTGCGGCATCTGGCGTTTCCCTTTGGCCGCGGTGAGGATCGCGTGATTGTGGCGGCGAAGGCGGCGGGATTCACTCATTGCTGGGCAGCGGCGCCGCGACGAGCTTTTGGGAGCGGATGCAGCCGGGTCGCGATCAACGCCTTTGATTCGCGCTTCACGATGAGAGCCAAGCTCACCGGTTCGCTGCTCGGGGGCATCGAAGTGCTTAAGGCCGCCGCGATCAGTCGTTGCGCGCAATTGACGCCGCTGAGTCGCAAGATTCTCTGA
- a CDS encoding insulinase family protein, with the protein MSAGRTAATAAAIVTVARATTGTGDAATVIDAKYRRTILENGIRVVTEQIPYIKSASLGIWVDVGSRNEDARINGISHFIEHMCFKGTKRRNAKEIAQSLETLGGTLNAFTSREHTCYYCRVLDEHFDIGFDVLADIVTDSVFDPTELEREKEVILEEIKDVFDTPADLVHDYFAGAVWDPHPLGQTIMGEADGIKKLMRQDLVDFVSRNYTADRIIVAAAGAVEHERVVELTEKALHVGRPNGGNQLTRPIYEHGQRIIHRRDLTQTHICLGFPSIPFDDPDRYTMLILNTLLGSGMGSRLFQSVREERGLVYSIYSYQDFYHDTGLFGIYLGTDTNKAREALTVILQELAAVKAEALTEAEIELSKSQLKGSMMLSLEGSYNRMNRLARHELFLHEFVSLEQTATEIDAVTLADVRRLAQRVFDERLLTMVALGPVAEKLKDQVDWSVLKN; encoded by the coding sequence GTGAGCGCCGGCCGCACGGCAGCCACCGCGGCGGCGATCGTGACCGTCGCCCGCGCGACAACCGGGACCGGGGACGCCGCGACCGTGATTGACGCCAAGTATCGGCGCACCATATTGGAGAACGGGATCCGCGTCGTCACCGAGCAGATCCCGTACATCAAGTCGGCATCCCTGGGAATCTGGGTCGATGTTGGCAGCCGCAACGAGGATGCGCGGATCAACGGCATTTCGCATTTCATCGAGCACATGTGCTTCAAGGGGACGAAGCGCCGGAACGCGAAAGAAATCGCGCAAAGCCTCGAGACCCTCGGCGGCACGCTGAACGCCTTTACCAGCCGCGAGCACACCTGCTACTACTGCCGGGTGCTCGACGAGCATTTTGACATCGGTTTCGACGTCCTCGCCGACATCGTCACCGACTCAGTATTTGATCCGACGGAACTGGAGCGGGAGAAAGAGGTCATCCTGGAAGAAATCAAGGATGTCTTCGATACGCCGGCCGATCTGGTGCACGACTACTTTGCGGGCGCCGTTTGGGATCCGCATCCGCTCGGGCAGACGATCATGGGCGAGGCGGACGGTATCAAGAAGTTGATGCGGCAAGATCTGGTCGACTTTGTTTCGCGCAATTACACGGCCGATCGGATCATCGTGGCGGCGGCGGGCGCGGTCGAGCATGAGCGTGTGGTGGAGCTGACGGAGAAAGCACTGCACGTGGGGCGACCGAACGGCGGCAATCAGTTGACGCGGCCGATTTACGAGCACGGGCAGAGGATCATCCATCGGCGCGATCTGACGCAGACGCACATCTGCCTCGGCTTTCCCAGTATCCCGTTTGACGATCCGGATCGCTATACGATGTTGATTCTGAACACGCTGCTTGGCAGCGGCATGGGTTCGCGGCTGTTCCAGTCGGTGCGGGAAGAGCGCGGGTTGGTCTATTCGATCTATTCGTATCAAGACTTCTATCACGACACGGGCTTATTCGGCATCTATCTCGGCACCGACACGAACAAGGCGCGCGAGGCGCTGACGGTGATCCTGCAGGAGTTGGCGGCGGTGAAGGCGGAGGCGTTGACGGAGGCGGAGATCGAGCTGTCCAAGTCGCAACTCAAGGGCAGCATGATGCTGTCGCTGGAGGGATCGTACAACCGCATGAACCGGCTGGCGCGTCACGAATTGTTTCTGCACGAGTTTGTTTCGCTGGAGCAGACGGCGACGGAGATCGATGCGGTCACGCTCGCGGACGTGCGGCGGCTGGCGCAGCGCGTGTTTGACGAACGGCTGTTGACGATGGTGGCACTGGGACCGGTGGCCGAGAAACTGAAGGATCAGGTCGACTGGTCGGTGCTTAAGAACTGA
- the pnp gene encoding polyribonucleotide nucleotidyltransferase translates to MQKFTMELGGRELSIEVGRVARQADGACWVRFADTVTMATVCAADKPDFGKGFFPLSVDYREKTYAAGKIPGGFFKREGRPSEKETLTSRLIDRPLRPMFPEDFMNEVQVMVQVLSADQENDGDVLGIVGAAVALAISDIPFEHTIAGVRVGLIDGEYIVNPTFSQLEDSVLNLIVAGTPEHIIMVEGGCSEITEEEMVGALAFGHEQIRQICGLIKQIQAAVGKAKKPVQKPEIPDGLFARVESLTKARLIAANDLTEKHDHDQTVGQIIDETKKALEDDFPDCGQWIFNYCEKFVQDDMRMRILKTERRLDARDLRTIRPITCEVGVLPRTHGSALFTRGQTQALVVTTLGTKMDEQIVDALEGESKKSYMLHYNFPPFSTGEVKPNRGPGRREIGHGALAERSLEPVLPAEENFPYTIRIVSDIMESNGSSSMASVCGGSLSLMDAGVPIKAPVAGIAMGLILEGSEYKILTDILGAEDHYGDMDFKVAGTRDGITAFQLDIKIGGLTIDIMRDALARAKEARLKVLDTMDQTIAQPRADISMYAPRIITIKIKQDRIGEVIGPGGKMIRSIIEATGAKIDIDDDGTVVIASVDGDAGLKARDMILALVEEPEVDKIYTGKVKRIAEFGAFVEIIPNTDGLLHVSEIAHHRVEHVEDVLKVGDMIEVKVLSVDADGKIRLSKKALTPRPEGMPEYEPRGERRPHGSHRGGDRDRRPRDNRDRGRRDRD, encoded by the coding sequence ATGCAAAAATTTACCATGGAATTGGGCGGCCGCGAGCTGTCGATAGAAGTCGGTCGCGTCGCGCGCCAGGCCGACGGCGCCTGTTGGGTGCGCTTCGCCGATACCGTCACGATGGCGACGGTATGCGCCGCCGACAAACCAGATTTTGGGAAAGGCTTTTTCCCGTTGTCGGTTGATTACCGCGAAAAGACCTATGCCGCCGGCAAAATCCCGGGCGGTTTCTTCAAACGCGAAGGCCGGCCCTCGGAAAAGGAGACTCTGACTTCACGACTGATCGATCGGCCGCTGCGGCCGATGTTCCCCGAAGACTTCATGAACGAAGTCCAGGTGATGGTGCAGGTGTTGTCGGCCGATCAGGAGAACGACGGCGACGTGCTGGGCATCGTCGGCGCCGCGGTGGCGTTGGCGATTTCCGATATCCCGTTTGAACACACGATTGCCGGCGTTCGGGTGGGTTTGATTGACGGCGAGTACATCGTCAACCCGACTTTCAGCCAACTCGAGGATTCCGTGTTGAATCTGATCGTGGCCGGCACGCCGGAACACATTATCATGGTCGAAGGCGGCTGCTCGGAAATCACCGAGGAAGAGATGGTTGGTGCGCTGGCCTTCGGGCACGAACAAATTCGCCAGATTTGCGGCCTGATCAAACAGATCCAGGCTGCGGTCGGCAAGGCGAAGAAGCCGGTGCAGAAGCCGGAAATTCCCGACGGATTGTTCGCTCGGGTGGAAAGTCTGACCAAGGCGCGTCTGATCGCCGCCAACGATTTGACGGAAAAACATGACCACGATCAGACGGTCGGGCAGATTATCGACGAGACTAAGAAAGCGCTCGAAGACGACTTCCCGGATTGCGGCCAGTGGATCTTCAATTACTGCGAGAAATTCGTGCAGGACGATATGCGCATGCGGATTCTCAAGACGGAGCGCCGCCTCGACGCCCGCGATCTGCGCACGATTCGACCGATCACCTGCGAAGTCGGCGTGCTGCCACGCACGCACGGTTCCGCGTTGTTTACGCGCGGGCAGACGCAGGCGCTGGTCGTGACGACGCTCGGCACCAAGATGGACGAGCAGATCGTCGACGCGCTTGAAGGCGAGTCGAAAAAGTCGTACATGCTGCACTACAACTTCCCGCCGTTTTCCACGGGCGAAGTCAAGCCGAACCGCGGCCCGGGACGCCGCGAAATCGGCCACGGGGCACTGGCCGAGCGTTCGCTCGAACCGGTGCTGCCGGCGGAGGAGAATTTCCCCTACACGATTCGCATCGTCTCAGACATCATGGAGTCGAACGGTTCGTCCTCGATGGCATCGGTCTGCGGCGGCTCGTTGTCGCTGATGGATGCGGGTGTGCCGATCAAGGCGCCGGTGGCGGGTATTGCCATGGGCCTGATTTTGGAGGGCAGCGAGTACAAAATCCTGACCGATATTCTGGGCGCCGAGGATCACTACGGCGACATGGATTTCAAGGTGGCGGGGACGCGCGACGGGATCACAGCGTTTCAGCTTGACATCAAGATCGGCGGGCTGACCATCGACATCATGCGCGATGCGCTGGCGCGCGCCAAGGAAGCGCGTCTGAAGGTGCTGGACACCATGGATCAAACGATCGCGCAGCCGCGCGCGGACATTTCGATGTATGCGCCGCGCATCATCACGATCAAGATCAAGCAGGATCGCATCGGCGAGGTGATCGGCCCCGGCGGCAAGATGATCCGCTCGATTATTGAGGCGACCGGCGCCAAGATCGACATCGATGACGACGGCACGGTGGTGATCGCGTCGGTGGACGGCGATGCCGGTCTGAAGGCGCGGGATATGATCCTGGCGCTCGTCGAGGAGCCGGAAGTCGACAAGATTTACACCGGCAAGGTCAAGCGCATTGCGGAATTCGGCGCCTTCGTCGAGATCATCCCGAACACTGACGGCTTGCTGCACGTTTCGGAAATCGCGCATCACCGGGTTGAGCATGTCGAAGATGTGCTCAAGGTCGGCGACATGATCGAGGTCAAGGTGTTGTCGGTTGATGCCGACGGCAAGATCCGGCTGTCGAAGAAGGCGCTGACGCCGCGGCCGGAGGGGATGCCGGAGTACGAGCCGCGCGGTGAGCGCCGGCCGCACGGCAGCCACCGCGGCGGCGATCGTGACCGTCGCCCGCGCGACAACCGGGACCGGGGACGCCGCGACCGTGATTGA
- the rpsO gene encoding 30S ribosomal protein S15 encodes MPLSKDKKQEIISHFRLHDTDTGSPEVQISLLTQRINEMTLHMQKNPKDMHSRHGLLKMVGKRRRLLNYLRRSDVESYRHLVNQLDLRR; translated from the coding sequence GTGCCTCTTTCAAAGGACAAGAAGCAGGAAATCATCAGCCATTTCCGGCTTCACGACACGGACACCGGTTCGCCGGAAGTCCAGATATCGCTGCTGACGCAGCGAATCAACGAAATGACGCTGCACATGCAGAAGAACCCGAAGGACATGCATTCGCGTCACGGATTGCTGAAAATGGTCGGCAAGCGCAGACGGCTGTTGAATTACCTGCGCCGCTCGGATGTGGAGAGCTACCGTCATCTCGTCAATCAATTGGATCTGCGTCGCTAA
- the ribF gene encoding riboflavin biosynthesis protein RibF, whose product MQVFRDIEAAREFLANGSVVTIGNYDGIHLGHQTIIRETVERAHAAGLKSALVTFDPHPHSVLVPSHAPKLLTTTDEKIALLSAMTKLDAVVILHFDPMLAQVSAAEFLEEYLLGGLSCLILVIGYNHAFGHNREGNIAFLRRMAPRRRFQLVTLDPILFAGAPVNSSRVRETMQHGDYTDALRMLGHEFTLSGRVVRGKGIGRSLGFPTINVKIGGAKIIPPAGVYAAYTLIRSEKRFGMMYIGENAQDFDFEVNLFDYSGDLYGSEVTVIPTAFIRRAIRFEQESDLVRQIGEDEKTIRMLDNRV is encoded by the coding sequence ATGCAGGTCTTTCGCGACATCGAGGCGGCGCGGGAATTTCTGGCCAATGGCAGCGTCGTGACCATCGGCAACTATGACGGGATTCATCTTGGGCACCAAACGATTATCCGCGAGACGGTCGAGCGCGCGCATGCTGCCGGCTTGAAGTCGGCGCTGGTGACATTTGATCCGCATCCGCACTCGGTGCTGGTGCCGTCGCATGCGCCGAAATTGTTGACGACGACGGACGAGAAAATTGCCCTGCTGAGCGCGATGACGAAATTGGACGCGGTCGTAATCCTGCATTTCGACCCAATGCTGGCGCAGGTCAGCGCCGCGGAGTTCCTCGAGGAATACTTGCTCGGCGGTCTCTCGTGCCTGATTCTGGTGATCGGCTACAACCATGCGTTTGGTCACAACCGGGAAGGCAACATTGCGTTTCTCCGGCGGATGGCGCCGCGGCGCCGATTCCAGCTGGTGACGCTCGATCCGATTCTGTTCGCGGGAGCCCCGGTCAATTCCAGCCGGGTGCGTGAGACGATGCAGCACGGCGATTACACCGATGCCTTGCGGATGCTGGGGCACGAGTTTACGCTCAGCGGGAGGGTGGTGCGCGGCAAGGGAATCGGTCGAAGTCTCGGGTTTCCAACGATTAACGTCAAGATCGGCGGGGCGAAAATCATTCCACCAGCGGGAGTTTACGCGGCGTATACTTTAATTAGGTCGGAAAAACGCTTCGGGATGATGTATATTGGTGAGAATGCGCAGGATTTCGACTTCGAGGTCAACCTCTTTGATTACAGCGGCGACCTCTACGGGAGCGAAGTGACGGTGATCCCGACCGCCTTTATCCGCCGCGCCATCCGCTTTGAACAGGAGAGCGATTTGGTGCGCCAGATCGGTGAAGATGAGAAAACAATAAGAATGTTGGATAACAGAGTTTAA
- the truB gene encoding tRNA pseudouridine(55) synthase TruB: MDEFLLVDKRAGISSAAVVNKVKWLLKAAKAGHCGTLDPLATGLLILCFGRATKLAQFIIGAEKTYEATIKLGATSTTYDADGEITPVADAAAPAPAQIEQALYQFVGTICQKPPIYSALKVEGRPLYEYARKQKPVDARVREVEVRKFEVLEYQYPDLRVRIECSTGTYVRSLASDLGQLLGCGGYIAALRRREIGPHRVESAITLEQIERLREAGTIQEDQRFQGARRSIESMLDLPVLNLTPEREAVVEQGVPIRGDDVLKCAASVHANDIVAVKSGGGRLLAVGRALCDAAQMVGYNGNRVFEYMRVM, from the coding sequence ATGGATGAGTTCTTGTTGGTCGACAAGCGGGCCGGGATCTCCTCGGCGGCGGTCGTGAACAAGGTGAAGTGGCTGCTGAAAGCTGCGAAGGCCGGGCATTGCGGCACGCTCGATCCGCTGGCGACGGGACTGCTGATCCTGTGCTTCGGGCGCGCGACCAAATTGGCGCAGTTCATCATCGGTGCGGAAAAGACCTACGAGGCCACGATTAAGTTGGGCGCCACGTCGACAACGTACGACGCCGACGGAGAAATCACCCCGGTGGCGGATGCCGCTGCGCCGGCACCGGCGCAGATCGAGCAGGCACTGTACCAATTTGTCGGGACGATATGTCAGAAGCCGCCGATCTATTCAGCGTTGAAAGTCGAGGGGCGGCCGTTGTATGAATATGCGCGCAAGCAGAAGCCGGTCGACGCGCGAGTTCGCGAAGTCGAAGTGAGGAAATTCGAAGTGCTGGAGTATCAGTACCCGGACTTGCGGGTTCGCATTGAATGCTCAACCGGAACCTATGTGCGCAGTCTGGCCTCCGATTTGGGGCAGCTTCTCGGCTGCGGCGGGTATATCGCGGCGCTGCGCCGGAGGGAGATCGGCCCGCACCGGGTGGAGTCGGCGATTACCCTGGAGCAAATCGAGCGGCTACGCGAAGCGGGGACGATTCAGGAAGATCAGCGCTTCCAAGGGGCACGGCGCTCGATCGAATCGATGTTGGATTTGCCGGTGCTCAATTTGACGCCGGAGCGTGAGGCCGTGGTCGAGCAGGGGGTGCCGATTCGCGGCGACGACGTGCTGAAATGCGCCGCTTCCGTGCACGCCAACGACATCGTTGCGGTGAAATCGGGCGGAGGCCGGCTGCTGGCGGTGGGACGGGCGCTGTGTGACGCTGCGCAGATGGTGGGCTACAACGGTAATCGCGTGTTCGAGTATATGCGGGTGATGTAG
- a CDS encoding bifunctional oligoribonuclease/PAP phosphatase NrnA gives MTRQQTIEQILARLRTGGNILIASHLSPDGDSIGSQLAIYDLCARLGSRPMIVNHDPALPKYAFLRKAGLVNHFPRRSEYPAFDTAIILEAPDCERIGDVRRLIRPDCTIINIDHHPGNGQYGQINFVDESVSAVGILVYDLFQAAKLEPSRDNADELFTCILTDTGRFRFSSTNPRAMRVCAHMLELGTDTKRISDALFASFPENQLRMLGALLSEMEIHHNGGSCLMLSNQNLRKQFAPDGDELEGLSEYLLYPAGVKVGALLREIDGSTTKVSFRSQLGYDVAAVAGLYGGGGHRNAAGCHLSLPLAEARQRVLTHFGEMLANG, from the coding sequence ATGACGCGGCAACAGACGATTGAGCAGATTCTGGCCCGGCTGCGAACCGGCGGCAATATTCTGATTGCCTCACACCTCAGCCCCGACGGCGACTCGATCGGCTCGCAGTTGGCGATCTACGATTTGTGCGCGCGGCTGGGCAGCCGGCCGATGATCGTGAATCACGATCCAGCGCTGCCGAAATACGCTTTCCTGCGCAAGGCCGGGTTGGTCAATCACTTTCCCCGGCGGAGCGAATATCCAGCGTTCGACACGGCGATCATTCTGGAGGCCCCCGATTGCGAGCGGATTGGCGACGTGCGCCGCCTAATTAGACCGGATTGCACGATCATCAACATCGATCATCATCCGGGGAACGGGCAGTACGGACAAATCAACTTTGTCGATGAATCGGTGTCGGCGGTCGGCATCCTGGTATACGACTTGTTTCAAGCGGCGAAGCTGGAGCCGTCGCGGGACAACGCCGATGAGCTGTTCACCTGCATCCTGACCGATACCGGCCGCTTTCGCTTCTCGAGCACGAATCCGCGAGCGATGCGCGTCTGCGCACACATGCTGGAATTGGGTACCGATACCAAGCGGATCAGCGACGCGCTGTTTGCGAGCTTTCCGGAGAATCAGCTGCGGATGTTGGGCGCGTTGTTGAGCGAGATGGAGATTCACCACAACGGCGGCAGTTGCCTGATGCTGTCGAACCAGAATTTGCGAAAACAATTCGCGCCCGACGGCGACGAGCTGGAGGGGTTGTCGGAGTATCTGCTTTACCCCGCCGGCGTGAAGGTGGGAGCATTGTTGCGGGAAATTGACGGCAGCACGACGAAAGTCTCGTTTCGATCACAGCTCGGCTACGACGTCGCGGCGGTTGCAGGTCTCTATGGCGGCGGCGGTCACCGGAATGCGGCCGGTTGTCATTTGAGCCTGCCGTTGGCGGAAGCGCGGCAGAGAGTGTTGACGCATTTCGGTGAGATGTTGGCGAATGGATGA
- the rbfA gene encoding 30S ribosome-binding factor RbfA, whose translation MADAKRTDRLREQIRECLSEIILRRLKDPHVGMISFTDVQLSRDLSEAKVFYSVYGDAATRRSTNKTLVRAKGFLHAELGKMLKIRKVPTLHFEIDKSIEQGVRIQELLEQINKEKDDAATDD comes from the coding sequence ATGGCCGATGCTAAACGCACCGACCGCCTGCGCGAGCAAATCCGCGAGTGTTTGTCGGAGATTATCCTGCGGCGGCTGAAGGATCCGCATGTCGGCATGATCAGCTTTACCGACGTGCAGTTGTCGCGCGATCTCAGCGAGGCCAAGGTGTTCTATTCGGTCTACGGCGATGCGGCGACACGCCGCAGCACCAACAAGACGCTGGTGCGCGCCAAGGGCTTCCTGCATGCTGAATTGGGCAAAATGCTGAAGATTCGCAAGGTCCCGACGCTGCATTTCGAAATCGACAAGTCGATCGAACAGGGGGTGCGCATCCAGGAACTGCTGGAACAGATCAATAAAGAGAAAGATGACGCGGCAACAGACGATTGA
- a CDS encoding DUF503 domain-containing protein: MHLASLRIVLHIPQSRSLKDKRHVIRAIKDRLKNKFNISVAEIDDNDLWQRATLGVAVVANDGPFIDSVLSSIESFIAANPEVVIVDVERNDY, from the coding sequence ATGCATCTCGCCTCGTTACGGATTGTCCTGCACATCCCGCAATCGCGTTCGCTCAAAGACAAGCGGCACGTGATTCGAGCGATCAAGGACCGGTTGAAGAATAAGTTCAATATCTCGGTCGCCGAGATTGACGACAATGATCTGTGGCAGCGGGCGACGCTGGGCGTGGCCGTCGTGGCTAATGACGGACCGTTCATCGATTCGGTGCTGTCGAGCATCGAGTCGTTTATCGCCGCGAATCCGGAAGTGGTGATCGTCGACGTGGAAAGGAATGACTACTGA